The following are encoded in a window of Podospora pseudoanserina strain CBS 124.78 chromosome 6, whole genome shotgun sequence genomic DNA:
- a CDS encoding hypothetical protein (EggNog:ENOG503NWCS; COG:Q), which yields MGLLLDLPSAVLYPAAALLGVTSHLALFIRGEWHMQAPMLFWLYSSLTTFIYLISFYNDQPNPFQATFLLTTSYILGLFSSISIYRLYFHRLRSFPGPKLAAITKFWHVWQCRYGKNHLVIEGLRAQHGSVIRTGPEELTIIDPSVPNTIDGPKSTCTKAVWYDFLLPEIALNTTRDVHEHDQRRKVWDKGFTSAAMRDYETRVYHHAEVLAERIEGLSRQGKPINASDWFYFFTFDVMGEFAFGQGFEMLQSQKWHWAVRLLRRAMGLLGPFSAVPWLAQVAFYVTPWMWIVRDWLGMMEWCKERMGERIARHGKVGARRDVSHWLIEESLSRGTLKKDREWLNGDAVTVVIAGSDTIAPTLVFAFYELVRNRELQERLRGKLDGVDIYDKGELAKVGLLTGVIKETMRLWPAVPTGGYRQTPEGGLEIAGSWVPGGVTIVSPRWSMGRSEKAYERAHEWVPERWTTRPEMVRDGRGFQPFSQGRFNCVGKALAMAEMRFVIALLVTRFDVGYWGKERGERLVGELRDQFTASPGALELEFKLRGRA from the coding sequence ATGGGTCTTCTGCTAGACCTTCCCTCCGCTGTGCTATACCCAGCAGCCGCCCTGCTTGGGGTTACCTCCCACCTGGCTCTCTTCATACGAGGGGAATGGCACATGCAAGCCCCAATGCTATTCTGGCTCTACTCCtctctcaccaccttcaTTTACCTCATTTCCTTCTACAATGACCAACCGAATCCCTTCCAGGCCACCTTccttctcaccacctcctACATCCTAGGCCTCTTCAGCAGCATCTCCATCTACCGGCTGTacttccaccgcctccgctcCTTCCCCGGTCCCAAACTCGCGGCCATCACAAAATTCTGGCACGTCTGGCAGTGCCGCTACGGGAAAAACCATCTCGTCATTGAAGGCCTCCGGGCCCAACACGGCAGCGTGATCCGCACCGGCCCGGAAGAGCTAACCATCATTGACCCCTCCGTCCCAAACACTATCGACGGCCCAAAGAGTACGTGCACCAAGGCAGTGTGGTATGACTTTTTGCTGCCTGAAATAGCACTCAACACCACGCGGGATGTTCATGAGCATGACCAGAGGAGAAAGGTGTGGGACAAGGGTTTTACTTCTGCTGCTATGAGGGATTATGAGACGCGAGTGTATCACCATGCTGAAGTTCTGGCGGAGAGGATAGAGGGTCTATCCAGACAGGGAAAGCCGATCAATGCCTCTGACTGGTTCTATTTCTTCACGTTTGATGTAATGGGCGAGTTTGCTTTTGGTCAGGGGTTTGAAATGTTGCAATCGCAGAAATGGCACTGggcggtgaggttgttgagacgggcgatggggttgttgggaccCTTTAGTGCTGTTCCTTGGCTTGCGCAGGTAGCGTTTTATGTCACGCCTTGGATGTGGATTGTGAGGGAttggttggggatgatggagtgGTGTAAGGAgcggatgggggagaggatcGCAAGGCATGGGAAGGTGGGGGCAAGGAGAGATGTGAGTCATTGGTTGATTGAGGAGAGTTTGAGCAGGGGGACGTTGAAAAAGGATAGGGAGTGGTTGAATGGGGATGCGGTTACGGTTGTTATTGCAGGGAGTGATACTATTGCTCCAACGTTGGTGTTTGCTTTTTATGAGTTGGTCAGGAATAGGGAGCTGCAGGAGAGATTGAGGGGAAAGTTGGACGGGGTGGATATTTATGACAAGGGGGAGCTGGCAAAggttgggttgttgacgGGGGTTATTAAGGAGACTATGAGGCTTTGGCCGGCGGTGCCGACTGGGGGTTATCGGCAGACTCcagagggagggttggagATTGCGGGAAGCTGGGTGCCAGGTGGGGTCACTATTGTGTCACCGAGGTGGTCAATGGGAAGGTCGGAGAAGGCCTATGAAAGAGCTCACGAGTGGGTTCCAGAGAGGTGGACCACAAGGCctgagatggtgagggatgGTAGGGGGTTCCAGCCTTTCAGTCAGGGGAGGTTCAATTGCGTTGGGAAAGCACTTGCAATGGCAGAAATGAGGTTTGTCATTGCATTGCTGGTGACGAGGTTTGATGTTGGGTACTgggggaaagaaaggggaGAGAGGCTGGTTGGTGAGTTGAGGGATCAATTCACTGCTTCGCCGGGGGCATTGGAGTTGGAGTTTAAGCTGAGGGGTCGTGCGTAA
- a CDS encoding hypothetical protein (MEROPS:MER0214939; EggNog:ENOG503P4Q5; COG:S), translating to MAKPVFVLLHGAWHSPSCWHRVIAELEQAGYKAVAPELPSSGSTPPTPDWSKDVEIIHQTVSDLVKRQDVVVVTHSFSGMTGGTALEGLDKDTCMSRGLKGGVIRLIYITAFLVPEGFQHSPEGTRDNMIPEMITSLDSGIVTVKPEDVKGMFYQDLDDDTVAELAKELRPQSFGAFWSTTTHAAWRHVPTTYILTTGDRPTTVVAAQYLIDSAKASGPHKIDNVIKVDTGHSPFISRPEWTAKTLIEEANRSLQLE from the coding sequence ATGGCCAAGCCCGTTTTCGTCCTCCTTCACGGTGCGTGGCACAGTCCGAGCTGCTGGCACCGTGTCATCGCCGAGCTTGAACAGGCCGGCTACAAGGCTGTTGCTCCCGAATTACCTTCTTCGGGTTCCACACCACCTACACCCGACTGGTCCAAGGATGTAGAGATAATCCATCAGACTGTTTCGGACCTCGTAAAGCGGcaggatgttgttgtggtcaCACACAGCTTCAGCGGAATGACTGGCGGCACAGCATTGGAGGGTCTGGACAAGGATACTTGCATGTCCAGAGGGCTGAAGGGGGGTGTAATCAGACTCATCTACATTACGGCCTTTCTTGTTCCGGAAGGGTTCCAACACTCGCCTGAAGGAACGCGAGACAACATGATCCCAGAGATGATTACCAGTCTGGACTCGGGCATCGTTACGGTCAAGCCAGAGGATGTGAAAGGCATGTTCTATCAGGATTTAGACGACGACACAGTTGCCGAGCTGGCAAAGGAACTGCGCCCGCAAAGCTTTGGTGCCTTCTGGAGTACCACTACTCACGCCGCTTGGCGCCATGTCCCGACGACCTACATCCTTACCACTGGGGACAGGCCGACCACCGTTGTTGCGGCACAGTACCTCATTGACTCGGCAAAAGCAAGTGGCCCGCATAAGATTGACAATGTCATCAAAGTCGACACCGGCCATTCGCCCTTCATCAGCCGACCCGAGTGGACTGCAAAAACATTGATTGAAGAGGCTAATAGGTCACTTCAGCTGGAGTAA
- a CDS encoding hypothetical protein (EggNog:ENOG503P75D; COG:S) yields the protein MQAKCMSFTPYPFLCRIWLVDLARYLPASARIDGFDIDLTQCPPKEWLPPNVSVHNLDCLAPLPDRLVGRYDIVHIQLFHLAVHSNDPAPIIKNLVKLLKPGGWISWGEIDYSRWKIVRTKEGKNITDNLTPLLEMIGTLGGTKPNWTTDDWPVRLPEFFEQNGLVNITTDNRPFPLELLPFQLDTALMASEEVSYKALDHIGGDLGSCCRELITRVFRDRQKLAYNVGRLTVIGQRTDN from the exons ATGCAGGCCAAATGCATGTCGTTCACACCATATCCTTTTCTATGCAGGATCTGGCTCGTGGACCTGGCGCGATATCTCCCGGCTTCGGCAAGGATCGACGGCTTCGATATCGACTTGACGCAGTGTCCACCCAAGGAATGGTTACCACCCAACGTGTCGGTTCACAATCTCGACTGCTTGGCACCGCTGCCAGACCGCCTCGTTGGGAGGTATGACATTGTTCACATCCAACTGTTTCATCTAGCTGTCCACAGCAACGATCCCGCTCCGATCATCAAAAACCTTGTCAAGCTGTTGA AGCCCGGCGGGTGGATCTCCTGGGGGGAGATTGATTACAGCAGGTGGAAGATAGTTCGAACCAAGGAGGGAAAGAACATCACCGACAACCTAACCCCATTGCTCGAGATGATAGGTACATTGGGTGGGACGAAGCCAAACTGGACAACTGATGA TTGGCCAGTCAGACTCCCTGAATTCTTCGAGCAGAATGGCTTGGTGAACATTACCACCGATAATCGTCCGTTTCCTTTGGAGCTCTTGCCGTTTCAGCTAGACACAGCATTGATGGCTTCGGAGGAAGTGAGCTACAAGGCTTTGGATCACATTGGGGGAGACCTAGGCAGCTGCTGCAGAGAACTGATCACCCGAGTATTTCGGGACAGGCAGAAGTTGGCGTACAATGTCGGGCGACTCACTGTTATTGGACAAAGGACAGATAATTGA
- a CDS encoding hypothetical protein (EggNog:ENOG503P1WY; COG:S) has translation MDSELLNSQVRVVTIMKGLAAGQILTMDQMAEAIHRMQKLVGCGVFHVQSIWLFTRSDLKTIVIPQSAFGIINAIASSNDWPEVLSSVPMVFFWVWINLLPFAIDNQRQAEAILEDRHNKPWRTMPSQRMTEAQARILMLLLYPVSLFTSLRLGGTRQCLALMVLGYGYNDLNLADRSWISRNVINALGFCSFASGALEVAMNSPLSFSGENNQTVVKWLAMIGGIVFSTVQTQDMADQVGDSSRGRKSMPLALGDGPARWMIAIPMVGWSIVCPWFWGAGAVVHVVAAFLGLLIACRTLTWRSIEADKRTFQLWNLWMAGLYTLPLLSAGGR, from the coding sequence ATGGACTCCGAGCTATTGAACAGCCAGGTAAGAGTGGTTACCATCATGAAAGGTCTTGCGGCGGGCCAGATACTTACCATGGACCAGATGGCCGAGGCCATACATCGAATGCAGAAGCTGGTCGGTTGTGGCGTTTTTCATGTCCAATCGATCTGGCTCTTCACCCGCAGTGACCTGAAAACGATCGTGATCCCCCAGTCAGCTTTCGGGATCATTAATGCCATTGCAAGCTCCAACGACTGGCCAGAGGTGCTGAGCAGCGTACCAATGGTCTTCTTTTGGGTATGGATCAACCTGTTGCCTTTCGCGATCGACAACCAACGTCAGGCGGAAGCCATACTCGAAGACCGACACAACAAGCCATGGCGGACAATGCCTTCACAGAGAATGACAGAGGCCCAGGCCAGAATACTCATGCTTCTGTTGTATCCGGTATCTCTCTTCACGAGCCTGCGGCTGGGAGGAACACGCCAGTGTctggcgttgatggtgcTTGGATATGGATACAACGACCTGAATCTGGCTGACAGGAGCTGGATCAGCCGGAACGTTATCAACGCCTTGGGTTTCTGCTCCTTTGCCTCGGGGGCCTTGGAAGTTGCCATGAACTCGCCCTTATCATTTTCAGGGGAAAACAACCAGACTGTTGTCAAATGGCTTGCTATGATTGGCGGCATTGTCTTCTCAACGGTACAGACTCAGGACATGGCGGATCAGGTCGGGGATAGCTCGAGGGGCAGAAAGTCGATGCCGTTGGCTCTCGGAGACGGACCGGCTCGATGGATGATTGCGATTCCCATGGTTGGATGGTCGATAGTCTGCCCCTGGTTttggggtgctggtgctgtggtACATGTGGTCGCTGCATTCTTGGGCCTCTTGATTGCATGCAGGACACTGACATGGCGTAGCATTGAGGCGGATAAGCGGACTTTCCAATTGTGGAATCTGTGGATGGCAGGTCTCTACACTCTGCCTTTGCTCTCTGCAGGTGGGCGATga